The genome window CGTCCGTCATCGCCGGAAGTCTACCCGAACCTCGCCATTTGTTGTTCCCGGCACCAGCCAACAACAGCGCTGCCTCTGGGATTTCGTCCGCTACTTCGTCCGCCCACTGCGAGAGGAGAAGTCGACTAGGCACTAAGATGAGCGCCGGTTTACCCTCGAGTATGTGCTGTCTGATTGCAGTTATTGCGGTGAATGTCTTACCGCTGCCTGTCGCGTGCTCAAAGATCCCGCGCCTCCCGGCCTTAATCCAGCGTTCGATCGCATTCGCCTGGTGAGGCATAGGAACTCTGCGAGGCATTTTTTCGATCGTCTCTTCTGATGGCAAAGAGGCCAAATCTGGCGAAGCGAATTTCTCGAAGTATTCTTTGGCTGTTTCTGGCAGGGAGCAAACTTCAATGTCTTCGTCCTTGGCGCTCCAAAGTCGATCAAAATGAGCATCATGCTTGTCAATGCGGTCAGCCTCAAGGCCGCCTCGCCAGCTACAGAACACCTCGATAGATTCGAAATTGCCGTCGTTGCTCCAACCGCTCCAAGTTTCATTTGCGGATCCCTTAAAGCTCACTCGGTTACCCTGCGCATCGGAAAAGATTCCGATCTTTTCGTGGTAGATCCCTCGCCGATCTCGCCGCATGGCGATCTTCAGATCGAGCGATCCAACCGCTATCAGTGTGGCAAGCGTTTTTGCTCCTAGCGCGGTTTGTGGATTAGCAAGCAAAGTATCAAACTGCTTGATGAGGATCGATGCTAACTCCGAACCCCGCTTCGCGTATCCTTCAGTAATCCTTTCGACATCTCCAGCGTCGAGCGCCGGGGAGCATATCAGTTCGATCCTTCCGCCTTTTCGGACGAACGAGACAATGGCTGGACCGACGACCAGAAATACACTTGATCTGAAGTATCCGGCAGCTCTGCGATACAGTTTGGCTTCCCTGAGGCAGCACGCATAAAACTTCTCTACAGGATCGTCTTTGAGCGAACGGTATTCGGTTTCGAGATCCAGGGATGCCAAGTTCCCCGAATATCCATTCGAGTTCGATGACAGCGAGGTTGCCATCACCATCCTTGCTTCCGTCGCATCCTGAAACTCGAAGGGCAATCGTTCATCCGCCTTGCCCAATCAGGTCCATGAACCGCCCTTTAGAGCCTTCCACATAGTTTGCATCAGCTTCTACTGCAATCCAGCGGCGTCCCAAGCTCTCGGCCACACTGCCGGTCGTGTTTGACCCCCCAAAAGGATCAAACACAAGGTCATTCTCATCGGTCAAAAATTCGATAAAAAATGCAGATAAGGCTGGTTGCATTCTGGCCGGGTGGCTCGGAAGGTCGTTACCTTTGCAGTACCTCCGATAACCTGCGTCCCAACCTGTTCCGGTGTACTTTAGCAAAGCCTCGGGATAGTGTTCGCCAGTAAGATCAAGTACATTTGGCCCTATTGAGCCGCCATGATCTTTAAGAAAACCTGTTTTGGAGATCACGTGGCCAGATGGTCTCGTTCCTGCATTATAGGACTGTCGCTTCAGCAGCTTCTTCATGTCCTTGCTGTAGGGATTTAGGACCCGTCGGTTGTCCGCCTTGGGGAACTCAGCTTTCGACAGCCACCAAACATGCGTGAATGAATCTTTGAGTCGAGCTCGCTTCAAGTTTACCCATGCGGCTGGGCTGGGAAGTCTCGCGGGATTGTGGCAGATGACATGCTGACAGAGATTTAGATTTGCGGCTCGCTTGAACGCCATCAAAGCTTCGAGCGGGAGTGTGGACATGATGGGCGCACCTTGCTCCCAAGCGTTGCCAATTTCGATGACTATGGAACCATCATCGGTGAGCATATCGGTGAGGGGTTGAGCCAGTGATTCTATCCAGCGCAGATAAGCTTCACCTGTCTCGTTTCCGTAACGCTTCTTACGCACAAGGGGGAAGGGTGGCGAAGTGACAATTAGGTTCACGTTGCCCCGCTGCTTGCGCAGATATGAGGAATCGAAGGCATCCTCGATCTTGCTGTGGAGCATGATGCCCATCTCTGTCGTGTAGGCATTCTGCGTGGCAGGCTTCTTGCGAGCGGTCACTGAATCTTTTTTTCCCGCCTTCACGGCCACATGCCCCAATCGCTCTTTCGCGGCGGATAGTCGCGTTCTTTTCTTGCAAACGCACCGCCATTTACTGCAAAATTCACATCGCATGTTCCGCGATGCTCTACGTTTTCGGATCGACCTCATCTTTCCGCCCTATCGGTACACCAATAATCTAAAATTTGCTTTCCGCAACCGACGCTTGCCTTCGAAAATTTTGCCACGAGCACTTCGTCGTCTGTGCCTTCAGACCCGCCACCGATACCCTTCCGGCTTTCTTCGCGAACAGTCCTGAACCAGGTCAGCTGAGGACGGCAACCCGTTCCTTTCCGGCCGTGTTGGCACGCCCTTTGGCGCGATTGCGGACGCAAAACCGGTTCCCACTTTTGCTGCAATCGCTGGGGCGCGCTTGCCCGCACCACCCGTCATGAACAGGTTCCCCTTGGAGCTTCGCTCCTGCGGTGCAGTCCTCCCATGCCCTGCTTCTTCTGGATGTTCGCAAGCCGGAGATGGTCTCCGGTTTGAGGAACTGAAGGAACTTACACCATGACCAATATCGCAATCCTCACTGGCCGCATCGCCCGCGATCCGGAAACTCGCGAGACCAAGGGCGGCACCAGCGTCACCGGGTTCACCGTCGTCACCGATCGCCCTGCGCGCGACAAGGACGGCAAGACCTACAAGGACGAGAACGGCTACACCGCCAAGGAAAGCGAGTTCCACCGGGTGACCTGCTTCAACGGCCTCGCCAAGACCGTCGGCCAGTACTGCTCCAAGGGCCAGCTGGTCAGCGTCCAGGGCCGCATCCACTACACCCAGTGGGAGGACAAGGACGGGGTCACGCGCTACGGCACCGAGATCCTTGCCGACAAGGTGGATTTCCTCTCCCGCGGCAGTGGTTCGAGCGACGACAACGACAACACCGGCGCTCCCGAGATCAACTGACACCTTCCATCACCGATCCCCATCGGAGGGGCGCAGTCCAGCCCGGACTGCGCCCCTTCTTGCGTTCTACAAATTCTCTGGCGGGGGAGGGGGCCTGGCTCACGGTTGTCCCAGTGTGATGGGCGTGCAACCGGCGCGTCAAGGACGGCAGGGTCCCACCATTTTGCCTCCCCTTCGCTGCGCTGCGGTCCGACAAAATCGTTACCCCTACCGCCGCTGAGCGGTCGCCCGTGCGGGCGATCCCTGACCCGCCGACCGCACGCCCATCCGTCCTGCTCCTGCCGTCAACGGCAGACATCAGGAGGATATTATGGCTACGCAGTTTCAACGCGCTTCGAACTCGGAACGCTACTTTGCCGCGCTGGCTGTTGCAGAGCGTCGGGCGCTGCACAGCTTCTTCGATCAGCACATCGTTGAGGATAAGCACTTGGGATATTTCGCGCTGGACGAGGGCGACTACAACGCACTTCCGGCGCACCTTGCGGCGCGCGTGGTGCACACCATCCACGGGGCGATGTCAGACGAGTTCTGACCGCAATTGCAGGGCAGGGACCGGCAACGGTTCCTGTCCTTTTTCTTTGTTCGCTGGATTGAAGCTTGTGCGGTGAAATGGCGCTTTGCGAATGCACCACCTGCTCGTCAAGCAATGCCAAATAGGCCAGCGCAGTTTGCCTTAACAAGATGGCTATCTGTTACCAAACTGTTCCCCAGCGAGAACAAACCTGCACCCATTCCTCTTCCCCTCAAGCCCGGTTTGGGCTAGGAAATCCGCCTGAATACAGTGCCTTTGCCGACATTGAACGGTCGGGGCAGTGGTGGATCAGACCATGTCCAATTGGGGAACAACTTCGTGCACACCGGACGCAGTAGCACTGCTGTGTTTTGGGAAAAAGTGCAATAAAATCAGTGCGCGAAACGCTCAAAGTGCTCGGCAGAGAGGGCGCTGTTGAATGCCGCGCGGTCCCCGCAAATGACAGTATTTCCAAGGGTTCCGGGGGCAGTTTGCATGAGGGCGAATGCCATATGGTCCCCAAACGTCGAAGGTCTGCCCGTAGAGCGCTTCTCGATGGCAATTTTGCCCGCCGAAAACTGCCGCTGCGCGACCGCGAATACTGCATATGGGACACCGAGCTGGCGGGCTTTGGATTGCGCGTAAGGCCGAGCGGCAACTACTTCTGGTTCGTGCGCTTGCGCCATCGCGGCAAGCATCGGCGCATCACCCTTGGCCGAACCGACGAGCTGGAGGCGGGGCTGGCAAGGACGCAAGCTCGCCGCATTCTTGCCGAAGCCGCGCTCGATGGTTTGCCTAAACGCGCCGTGGTCAAGGCCACCCCGACGATGACCGATTTCGTTGAGGCCTATTGGGATGATCTATCCCGCGTCTGGAAGCCCTCGACCACAAAGCGAAACTGGGATGCATGGCGGCTCGATATCAAACCTACGTTTGGGGACACGCGCGTAGCCGACATCCTCCCACCGGACATCCACCGCTGGCGCGATGGATGCGCGGGAGAGAGCGAGGTGAAGTTCAACCGCGCCGTGCCAGTGCTGTCCGCGCTGTTCAAATATGCCGAAGCTCTCAAGATGCGTCGGCCAGGTTCGAACCCCTGCCGAGGGATGCCGCGCTACAAGCGGCAAAGCGTCGAGCGCTATTTGACGCCAGCCGAGTATCGCCGGATCGGAGCGGCGTTGCGTGAGGCCGAGGCAGATCGACAGGCAGAGGTCG of Aurantiacibacter atlanticus contains these proteins:
- a CDS encoding site-specific integrase yields the protein MVPKRRRSARRALLDGNFARRKLPLRDREYCIWDTELAGFGLRVRPSGNYFWFVRLRHRGKHRRITLGRTDELEAGLARTQARRILAEAALDGLPKRAVVKATPTMTDFVEAYWDDLSRVWKPSTTKRNWDAWRLDIKPTFGDTRVADILPPDIHRWRDGCAGESEVKFNRAVPVLSALFKYAEALKMRRPGSNPCRGMPRYKRQSVERYLTPAEYRRIGAALREAEADRQAEVAIARLLLFTGARVGEIKNLRWEWVKPPRLVLPDSKTGPKVIWLNSQAQEVLAGIKRREGSELVFPNRTGRRPLNFDQWWFVFRRRCALPDVRIHDLRHSFASTAIMDNVPLSTIGKLLGHKLVETTAKYAHLSDDVIGEAAERVSDSLAQAIGLRP
- a CDS encoding DNA-methyltransferase, translated to MKAGKKDSVTARKKPATQNAYTTEMGIMLHSKIEDAFDSSYLRKQRGNVNLIVTSPPFPLVRKKRYGNETGEAYLRWIESLAQPLTDMLTDDGSIVIEIGNAWEQGAPIMSTLPLEALMAFKRAANLNLCQHVICHNPARLPSPAAWVNLKRARLKDSFTHVWWLSKAEFPKADNRRVLNPYSKDMKKLLKRQSYNAGTRPSGHVISKTGFLKDHGGSIGPNVLDLTGEHYPEALLKYTGTGWDAGYRRYCKGNDLPSHPARMQPALSAFFIEFLTDENDLVFDPFGGSNTTGSVAESLGRRWIAVEADANYVEGSKGRFMDLIGQGG
- a CDS encoding DEAD/DEAH box helicase family protein; its protein translation is MGKADERLPFEFQDATEARMVMATSLSSNSNGYSGNLASLDLETEYRSLKDDPVEKFYACCLREAKLYRRAAGYFRSSVFLVVGPAIVSFVRKGGRIELICSPALDAGDVERITEGYAKRGSELASILIKQFDTLLANPQTALGAKTLATLIAVGSLDLKIAMRRDRRGIYHEKIGIFSDAQGNRVSFKGSANETWSGWSNDGNFESIEVFCSWRGGLEADRIDKHDAHFDRLWSAKDEDIEVCSLPETAKEYFEKFASPDLASLPSEETIEKMPRRVPMPHQANAIERWIKAGRRGIFEHATGSGKTFTAITAIRQHILEGKPALILVPSRLLLSQWADEVADEIPEAALLLAGAGNNKWRGSGRLPAMTDADVSLGPRIIISTMPTAASEEFRANVTAGDHLLVVADEVHQIGSRENSKFLATEAGARLGLSATPKRYGDSEGTERIFSYFGPIVLPKITLMDAVDAGRLVCYEYHPHPVHLSATEAEDWLIQSRAISKEIARSKSDNEGRKALSERARMMLIKRARIAKKAAAKVSLATRVMVEEFEPGQSWLVYCEDGDQLAEVLNALRESGLDPIEYHSSMEGDREATMDWFRRFGGILVSIRCLDEGVDIPAVSHALILASSQNPRQFIQRRGRVLRKSPGKDIAVIHDAIVTPVNPDEEEDQMGLLRAELVRSVEFAKNAINQMAAANLREIAIEMGIDPDDFDPEEGDEIDD
- a CDS encoding single-stranded DNA-binding protein — encoded protein: MTNIAILTGRIARDPETRETKGGTSVTGFTVVTDRPARDKDGKTYKDENGYTAKESEFHRVTCFNGLAKTVGQYCSKGQLVSVQGRIHYTQWEDKDGVTRYGTEILADKVDFLSRGSGSSDDNDNTGAPEIN